From the genome of Fusarium fujikuroi IMI 58289 draft genome, chromosome FFUJ_chr06:
CTTCGGGGTGGTTGGGGGAGCGTGGACAGTGTGGAACAAGAGAAGGACTTTTATTTATCAAAACCaccaaagaagagcaagaagaaactCTGTAGGTTGTGATGCGGTGAAATCGGTAGTTGAGAAGCTGACTGTACTCAGGGATTGCACTCGGTGTGAGTGCCgttgttctcatcatcattatcattGTGGCAGTAGTCGTCAGTAAAAAAAACAAaggcggtggaggaggaggaggggagagCAGCGATAGTTCAGACGATTCAACTGAGGATACTTCTGACCTGGACGGGATGGATCATTCAGAGATACCCGAGAAGTGGCAGAACACATATCTCGATCCGTGGACATGGAAGTCAACCACCGATTTCAACCTCACTTTCACTGACCAAATGGTTGGAGACTTGCCCGTCATGGGTCTCTACGACGACTGGGACGACTCGGCCCAAGCCAACGACAATGTACCACCTCTCAACAAACCCTGGGGATCGTATGCGAAGAAACCTGCTCGCGGAGTATGTATTGGAGGATGGCTCTATCTGGAGCCCTTCATCAGCCCATCTCTTTTCAATTATGATACTAAGGAGGGCATCATTGATGAATGGACTCTGTCCGAGAAGCTGGGCTCCAATGCTGCAACAACTCTCGAAAAACATTATGCCTCGTTCATTACAGAACAAACCTTTAAGGACATACAAGCAGCTGGTCTCGATCACGTCCGAATTGGGTTCAACTACTGGGCTGTCGAGGTCTACGATGGTGATCCCTATGTGTACCGAACATCCTGGAGATATCTTCTCCGTGCCATCGAGTGGTGCCGCAAGTATGGCTTGCGAGTCAACTTGGACTTGCATGGTATTCCGGGAAGTCAAAACGGATGGAACCATAGTGGTCGATGGGGTTCCATTGGCTGGCTCAACGGAAAAGACGGTAGCAAAAATGCGGAGCGGGCACTTGATATTCACAACCGTTTATCCAAGTTCTTCGCTCAGCCTCGGTATAAGAACATCATCACCCACTATGGTCTCGCGAACGAGCCTCGAATGACCAGCCTTAAAACAAGCGATGTTATCCAATGGACAGAAAACGCATACAAGCTCGTCCGCAAGAACGGCATCAAGGCCCTCGTGGTGTTTGGGGATGGATTTATGGGACTTGAGAACTGGCAAGGGTTGATGACGGGCTACGATGATATGGTCCTTGATGTCCACCAGTATGTCATTTTCAACGAGAACCAGATCGACTTTACCCacaaggagaaggttgagtaTGCTTGCGACGGCTGGACTGAGCAGGCCGAGGTCAGTATGAATCCCTCGACAGGTTATGGGCCGACCATCTTTGCCGAGTGGTCTCAAGCCGATACAGACTGCGCGAAGTATCTCACTGGCGTAGGCTGGGGTACTCGCTGGGAGGGCACATACGACACCGGAAACAAGGACACCTCCATCTTGGAGCCTCGATGCCCAACAAAGGACGACAAGTGTTCATGTCGTGGCGCCAACGCCGACCCTAGCGACTGGAGCGACGAGTATAAGAAGTTTCTCAGGATGTTCGCCGAAGCACAGATGCACAGTTTCGAGAAGGGCTGGGGATGGTGGTACTGGACATGGAAGACGGAGAATAACTACCAGTGGAGTTATGAGTCTGGGCTCAAGGCGGGTGTTTTGCCCGAGAAGCCTTGGGATCGCGACTTCAATTGCGACAAGGATGTCCCTGACTTTGCCAAGAGTGGTTTGCCGGAGTATCTTTAGAGATGTGTTTTGTGTTGGTGGATATACCGCATCAGTTCTGCAGTACATGTTGGTGCGTTTTGGCGCGTTTGGGCGTTTTGGCGTGAATTTGGTTTGCTTGGAATTGAGATAGAATATGCATGCATGGTTGGTATATGGTGCTCTATGAGAACTGATGGGAAGTATTTATGATGGGGGAACTCACTGTCCCAAGGTAGATAGATGTATAATGACAATATAAGGAAAATGAGTTGCTACGATGCTGTTGGTCCTCTGGCTCCTAACCGCCAGTATCATGATCAGTCCTAAGGTCTATCATGCCTCGGAATAGGTGAGACAGTTCGGAGACATGCCATGATGGTCATGATGACTTACTAGAGGGTCTTGTCCCGTGATCGGAAGTGGTATCCGAGAGTCGGTGAGCAAGGACAAGCCCCCAAGCCCCAACCCAGAAGATGGAAGGCCTCAGAGTATCTGGCGGGACAGAAAACTCCCCGAGGGGATagacatcatcatggccaggTAGTTTCATGAGCCGCCCGAGACCCGCCGATTGGGCGTTGTGATTGCCGCTGATCCATGACACGGATCTGTTGTCATCTGTTTTATGATTCGGTGAATAGTCGAGATACCTAGCAAATTTATACATCCTGATGAGGCAAAGACTCCCCCAAGATTCAAGCCACTCATAGACAAGAACGAGCATCGGAACTTTAGGTCAACTGACAGATCAATGGCTAATAGCAATGGAATGTGGTGCCTTTGAATGTGTATCAAACCCTAGCTACCATGAAACCAACTCCATTGTAGATAAGATATGGGTTTCTGAGGTTGTTCACTCACGTCTCTTTTGTTTTGTAATGACACGTATATAGGACGGGATATTAGCATTAGCCAGCCTATTCCTCAACTGGATATGCGTTCTAGAAAATTATGTACTACAAAAAATGATCAAATAGTTAGTTGTTCATGCTTGAATAATACGATTATAAGAATGCTATAGCAACATTTCGTACCAGTTTAGATAGCGTTTTCTACAAAAAAAGCCGAATTTCcacagaagaaaagaattatataCGCTTTGTGACAGGCCAGAAATCAACGACACTACTTTTTTAAACATGCAATCTAAGtcaaaaataataataaacaTGTCACATTCTTAATCAGATTCACAATCACAATCATGAGTTGGGCACGCACGCCTTTTGTATATTTATGCTGTATGTGTTGCTGAAGGACTGTGTAAGAGATTCCGATTGCGTTGCTCACTGGCGAGTCACCTATGTCAAAACGAAATCCAATCACGAACATTCTTTGTTGTTTCTCATAtgatcaccatcatcatcgtcatcatcaacttgcCAAAGCGAATACCTTGGTGGACACGGTCCAGAGGCGATAGCAACTGTACCATGTCAAGTGTCGATGTGTATGTTCCATTTCAATAGCTTTCCTGGGGCAG
Proteins encoded in this window:
- a CDS encoding related to glucan 1,3-beta-glucosidase, which codes for MPPPESSRRSHSHRPRDRDRDRERDRRKNGQRKRKSQSSRRPVSGSEDNRDRSSRTLSANALADLERENARQKKRSERASRDYRDESRRRDHKKRDRDRDPDRPRTHGKHKKKRVVSGAVMEEGRSKTHLRGGWGSVDSVEQEKDFYLSKPPKKSKKKLWIALGVSAVVLIIIIIVAVVVSKKNKGGGGGGGESSDSSDDSTEDTSDLDGMDHSEIPEKWQNTYLDPWTWKSTTDFNLTFTDQMVGDLPVMGLYDDWDDSAQANDNVPPLNKPWGSYAKKPARGVCIGGWLYLEPFISPSLFNYDTKEGIIDEWTLSEKLGSNAATTLEKHYASFITEQTFKDIQAAGLDHVRIGFNYWAVEVYDGDPYVYRTSWRYLLRAIEWCRKYGLRVNLDLHGIPGSQNGWNHSGRWGSIGWLNGKDGSKNAERALDIHNRLSKFFAQPRYKNIITHYGLANEPRMTSLKTSDVIQWTENAYKLVRKNGIKALVVFGDGFMGLENWQGLMTGYDDMVLDVHQYVIFNENQIDFTHKEKVEYACDGWTEQAEVSMNPSTGYGPTIFAEWSQADTDCAKYLTGVGWGTRWEGTYDTGNKDTSILEPRCPTKDDKCSCRGANADPSDWSDEYKKFLRMFAEAQMHSFEKGWGWWYWTWKTENNYQWSYESGLKAGVLPEKPWDRDFNCDKDVPDFAKSGLPEYL